The nucleotide window GATGGGGAGAGAGGTACTTCGCCACCAGGCTAGTGGACTTTGACCCCAGCGTAAATAACGGAAACTGGCAATGGGTAGCTTCAACAGGTACCGACTACATGTTCAGGAACTTCAATCCTTGGATACAGCAAAGGAAGTTCGATCCAGAGGCAGAGTACATAAGGACATGGGTACCTGAACTTGAAAAAGAGCCAACCATGGTAATACATGAAATCTATAAGTATAAGGTTCCAGGCTACCCATCTCCTATTGTTGACTACGCTGAGGAAGTTAGGAGAGCTAGGTTACTATATGAAGAGTCCTTAGCTCTATGCCAGGGTAAGTCAATAGAAACATACATCTCTAGAGAGAGCGGACAGTAGCGTGTGGAGATTTCCACGTTATGATGGCTAGGAAAATCAAGAATGTTTTAAAATTATGAATCCTTTCTACCAAATTGACAATTTATATAAACGTTTCTAAGAAGAACTCTATAACTATTTTGAGGAAAGCCTAGCCCTTTGTGGCAGGGATCGAAAGCATTTAAACGCCCTTCTCTACCCTAATGTTACTGGAAGGAAGGTTAAAAAGTGGGGACGTCAGAGCTACAGTTATGAGGATCTCCCCTTCCCCGCCTCTCAGCCCAATCTTGTTGAAAGGTACTCACATGGGACTTGAGGAACTCTAAGAGAGTATCTACCGCCTAGAGTTGTCCGAGACTACTATAGGGACGCTATAGCTAAGTGTAAATCATGGTTCAAGAAGCCTAAAAGCGGTAGGTACTCAACAGTTTTCAGCTGAGCAATTTCAATATATCTAATTCATCCGACGAACTGAAAATAAAATTCGCTATCTAGAGAATACTGAAAAGATTTATATAACAAGAGAGTGACGTTAATTCGTGTCTCTGATTATTAGGTTGAACCGGGCAACGTCCAGAGCCTTGGTTTTCCTCATTGGGCTCTCGTTAAGGCTGTTATCCCTTCATCAGTTTGCGTTCCTACTTATCCCCTTTTTGTTTGAGACCGACGCCAGTTCTATTTTTCTCACAAACTTAGCAATGATTCCTCTGGCTTTCCTTCTCCTTATCGCCTCGGCAATAGTTTACCTGATCAGGAGGTCATGGATTCGACGCCCTCGCCCTTTCGTAGGCTAATTCGACGTACTTCCCTGGGTTCATTATACCGTTTGGATCAATCAGCCTTTTGATATCCCTCATTATTTCCAGGACCTTAAGCCCGTTGTGGAGCTTCAGTTGCTCTCCCATGAGTCCAGCCTTCTGTACGCCAATCCCATGCTCTCCGGAGACCGAACCACCCAATTCGATGGCGATTTTCCCGACTTCCTCAAAAATGACATCGGCGACCTCCTTATCTCTTACCAGGATATTTGGGTGTAAGTTTCCGTCGCCAATGTGGGCAATCACAGGCATTTTAACTTTGTATTTGGCTTCCAGTTCATTAATTCTCTCTATGGCTTCCGCAAGTTTAGATACTGGGACAACTATGTCCTCAACGTACATCTCCTTTGAAATAGCCTTGAGTGCTAAGGCCGACTGAGCTCTCAGGGAGTACATCCTTTCCCACTCCTCCCTTGAGAGGACAGTGAAGTCTGCACCCCACTTCTTTAGTATCTCCTTCATGGCTTCCGCGTCTTCACTTTGTAGACGTAACAGGAGCAAACCTCCCTCCGATTCTTTCAATCTAGCGTCTAGAGCACTGTTTAGGGCCTTTACTACCTCGTTGTCGATGTACTCGGAAATTTCAGGTAGTACACCGCCCCTCCTCATGTCCTGGATTATCCCAGCAGTGGATTTTAGGTCGGGGACGAAAGCAATTATGGCCGTTAGGTTCTCCTTCGGTAAGGGTGTTATCCTCAGCCATATTTCCGTTATTATACCGAGAGTTCCCTCACTTCCCGTGAAAAGGTGTACTAAATCATATCCAGCCCTATTTTTTCTAAAAGGTTCTCCGATCCTAACAGCTTCCCCAGTAGGTAGCACCACCCTCAGGGCTAGGACCCAGTCCCTAAACGTACCGTACCTCACTCCCCTCATACCTCCTGATGAGTTTGATACAGCCCCTCCCACGGAACATAGGAAGAAGGACGCGGGATCAGGAGGCAGGAAGAAGTTCCTTTCCATTAACTTTTTATTAAGGTACTCCAGGTTCACGCCTGGCTGAACTCTAACGTACCAGTCCACATCGTTAATCTCTATTATGTTGGACATATACTTCATGTCAATCAAAATACATCCCTGGCAGGCAACAGCGCCAGTGAGGCTAGTCCCTGCACCCCAAGGCACTATTGGGATACCTTTAAGTCTGGCGTAGTTAACTATCTTTATTACATCGTCCTCATTTTTG belongs to Metallosphaera tengchongensis and includes:
- a CDS encoding FAD-binding oxidoreductase codes for the protein MDDLEKLGLEVSKETREDFVNFKVEPLAVVYPKNEDDVIKIVNYARLKGIPIVPWGAGTSLTGAVACQGCILIDMKYMSNIIEINDVDWYVRVQPGVNLEYLNKKLMERNFFLPPDPASFFLCSVGGAVSNSSGGMRGVRYGTFRDWVLALRVVLPTGEAVRIGEPFRKNRAGYDLVHLFTGSEGTLGIITEIWLRITPLPKENLTAIIAFVPDLKSTAGIIQDMRRGGVLPEISEYIDNEVVKALNSALDARLKESEGGLLLLRLQSEDAEAMKEILKKWGADFTVLSREEWERMYSLRAQSALALKAISKEMYVEDIVVPVSKLAEAIERINELEAKYKVKMPVIAHIGDGNLHPNILVRDKEVADVIFEEVGKIAIELGGSVSGEHGIGVQKAGLMGEQLKLHNGLKVLEIMRDIKRLIDPNGIMNPGKYVELAYERARASNP